A single region of the Pseudomonadota bacterium genome encodes:
- a CDS encoding PhoH family protein gives MYKLNFADIGVLQTLFGEDGENLRQLAKSSGTTINTRGTVVMVEGEALPAELTLAVLAELYELATSGHPLYAGDIEYAWRIKSADRSAVLREIFLDKVYIRGKGGKRRFVSPKSRGQKLYIDAIRRHDIVFAVGPAGTGKTYLAMALALAALSEHKVERIVLTRPAVEAGERLGFLPGDLLEKIDPYLRPLYDALYDLVSFDKAREMLDKRVIEVAPLAFMRGRTLNDSFVILDEAQNTTNEQMKMFLTRLGFSSKAVVTGDVTQIDLPPGRESGLVTVQKILREVKGLGFCRLGAVDVVRHPLVQQIIAAYEHYDEIAGKRG, from the coding sequence ATGTATAAACTCAATTTTGCCGATATCGGGGTGCTGCAGACGCTTTTTGGTGAAGACGGAGAAAATCTTCGCCAGCTGGCCAAAAGTTCAGGAACCACGATCAATACGCGGGGCACGGTGGTCATGGTCGAGGGCGAGGCGTTACCGGCGGAGCTGACCCTGGCAGTGCTGGCCGAGCTTTATGAACTGGCGACGAGCGGGCATCCGTTGTATGCCGGTGATATTGAATACGCCTGGCGCATCAAGTCCGCCGATCGGAGCGCGGTGCTGCGGGAAATTTTTCTCGATAAGGTCTATATTCGCGGCAAAGGCGGCAAGCGCCGTTTTGTCTCACCCAAGAGCCGGGGCCAGAAATTATATATTGACGCTATTCGCCGACATGATATTGTTTTCGCGGTTGGTCCGGCCGGGACCGGTAAAACCTATCTGGCGATGGCCCTGGCCCTGGCCGCCCTGAGCGAGCATAAGGTGGAAAGGATTGTCCTGACCCGGCCGGCAGTCGAAGCGGGGGAACGGCTGGGTTTTTTGCCGGGAGATCTGCTGGAAAAAATCGACCCTTATCTGCGCCCGTTGTACGATGCCCTGTATGATCTTGTCTCATTTGACAAGGCGCGGGAAATGTTGGATAAAAGGGTCATCGAAGTAGCCCCGTTGGCTTTCATGCGGGGGCGGACCCTGAATGATTCCTTTGTGATTCTTGATGAGGCGCAGAATACCACCAATGAGCAGATGAAAATGTTTCTGACCCGGCTGGGCTTTTCCTCGAAAGCCGTGGTGACCGGTGATGTCACCCAGATTGATCTGCCGCCCGGTCGGGAATCCGGCCTGGTTACGGTACAGAAGATTCTGCGTGAGGTCAAGGGACTGGGTTTCTGTCGGTTGGGGGCGGTGGATGTGGTACGTCATCCACTGGTGCAGCAGATCATCGCGGCCTACGAGCACTATGACGAGATTGCTGGAAAGCGGGGTTGA
- the ybeY gene encoding rRNA maturation RNase YbeY — MALYLSCRQAVAEVDLELVRRFLAPVLLALEIGDDDLEIEILDDALITQLNEKFFSRSWPTNVISFPQDRTEGHLGDIVVSVETISRETAALGYSLEEGLVYYLIHGILHLLGYEHVGVGEEVARVMDQRQDELFDLALGQADLNGAG, encoded by the coding sequence ATGGCACTTTATCTTAGCTGTCGGCAGGCGGTTGCGGAAGTCGATCTTGAGCTGGTGCGTCGTTTCCTCGCGCCGGTTTTGCTGGCGCTTGAAATCGGCGATGATGACCTGGAGATCGAGATTCTTGACGACGCCCTGATAACGCAGCTTAATGAAAAATTTTTTAGTCGTTCATGGCCGACGAATGTGATATCCTTTCCGCAGGATCGCACGGAAGGACATCTCGGGGATATCGTGGTCTCGGTTGAAACCATTTCCCGGGAAACGGCCGCTCTGGGTTATTCCCTGGAAGAGGGGCTGGTGTACTACCTGATTCATGGCATTCTTCATCTGCTGGGCTATGAGCATGTCGGGGTCGGCGAAGAGGTCGCCCGGGTTATGGATCAGCGTCAGGACGAGTTGTTCGATCTGGCTCTGGGCCAGGCTGATTTGAACGGTGCCGGTTAA
- a CDS encoding DegT/DnrJ/EryC1/StrS family aminotransferase: MEFVDLKAQYLAYQTEIDAALREVLETTRFINGPQVGELEMALAKMVGVREAVACASGTDALLLALMAAGIGSGDEVITTPFTFIATAETIALAGARPVFVDIEEKTYNLDPELIEAAITEATRALIVVDLYGHPADYEKIEEIARRRDLVLIEDAAQSLGARRQGRGCGSFGDFAATSFFPSKPLGGYGDGGMLFTNDGAAAEKLRALRNHGQRQRYYHEMIGCNSRLDTLQAAVLLAKLPHFPDEIRRRNEVAEFYSRGLKGDFQPPAVAAGCLSVFAQYSLRSPHREQLTAGLQATGIPTAVHYPVPLHLQPAFAELGYRKGDLPVAERVATEIFSLPMHPFLDRAVQEGIIETLLRLNRTL; encoded by the coding sequence ATGGAATTTGTTGATCTGAAAGCCCAATACCTGGCCTATCAAACCGAAATTGACGCAGCTTTACGAGAAGTTCTGGAAACAACCCGTTTTATCAATGGTCCTCAGGTTGGCGAGCTCGAAATGGCCCTGGCGAAAATGGTTGGGGTGCGCGAAGCGGTGGCCTGCGCCTCGGGGACCGATGCCCTGCTGCTGGCTCTGATGGCTGCCGGAATCGGCTCTGGAGATGAAGTTATCACGACTCCATTTACTTTTATCGCGACGGCCGAGACCATCGCGCTGGCCGGAGCCCGGCCGGTGTTTGTCGATATCGAGGAAAAAACCTATAATCTCGACCCTGAACTTATCGAGGCCGCCATTACCGAGGCCACGCGCGCGCTGATCGTGGTCGATCTCTACGGTCATCCCGCGGATTACGAAAAAATCGAGGAGATTGCCCGCCGGCGCGACCTGGTGCTGATTGAAGACGCGGCCCAATCTCTGGGGGCCCGGCGGCAGGGGCGCGGTTGCGGCAGTTTCGGCGATTTCGCCGCGACCTCGTTCTTTCCGTCCAAACCCCTGGGCGGTTACGGCGACGGAGGCATGCTGTTCACGAACGATGGGGCCGCCGCGGAAAAACTGCGGGCCCTGCGTAATCATGGCCAGCGGCAGCGTTATTATCATGAGATGATCGGCTGCAACAGTCGGCTTGACACGCTGCAGGCGGCGGTGCTGCTGGCAAAATTGCCGCATTTCCCGGATGAAATTCGGCGGCGTAATGAAGTCGCCGAATTTTACAGCCGGGGGCTTAAGGGGGATTTTCAGCCGCCGGCGGTCGCGGCAGGCTGTCTTTCGGTCTTTGCCCAGTATTCGCTGCGTTCCCCGCACCGCGAGCAGCTGACGGCCGGATTGCAGGCGACGGGCATCCCGACGGCGGTTCATTATCCCGTGCCCCTGCATTTACAGCCCGCTTTTGCCGAACTTGGTTACCGGAAAGGTGATCTGCCGGTGGCGGAAAGGGTTGCGACCGAGATTTTTTCTCTGCCGATGCATCCCTTTCTCGACAGAGCCGTGCAGGAAGGCATTATTGAGACTTTGCTGCGTCTTAACCGGACCCTTTAA